Part of the Streptomyces sp. f51 genome is shown below.
GCGGGCAATTGCCACCCGGAGAGGCCCTCCGCCGGAGCGCCTCACTGGCTGTTGGTGCCGAAGTCCTCGGGCGAGATCTGATCGAGGAACTCGCGGAACTTCTCCACTTCGTCCTCCTGCTCGTCCGGGATCGCGATGCCCGCGTCGTCGAGCACCCCGTCACTGCCGTAGATCGGCGTTCCGGTGCGCAGCGCGAGCGCTATGGCGTCCGACGGCCTGGCACTCACCTCGACTCCGCTGGCGAAGACGAGCTCGGCGTAGAAGACGCCTTCACGCAGGTCGGTGATGCGTACTTCCGTGAGCTCCTGGCCGACGGCCTCCAGCACGTCCTTGAACAGGTCGTGGGTCAGCGGTCGTGCGGGGGCCATGCCCT
Proteins encoded:
- a CDS encoding bifunctional nuclease family protein, whose protein sequence is MNELDVVGVRVEMPSNQPIVLLREVGGDRYLPIWIGPGEATAIAFAQQGMAPARPLTHDLFKDVLEAVGQELTEVRITDLREGVFYAELVFASGVEVSARPSDAIALALRTGTPIYGSDGVLDDAGIAIPDEQEDEVEKFREFLDQISPEDFGTNSQ